Proteins from a genomic interval of Nerophis lumbriciformis linkage group LG01, RoL_Nlum_v2.1, whole genome shotgun sequence:
- the neurod4 gene encoding neurogenic differentiation factor 4: MMTKPFGKSTDVSEFVTSLAWLDEDGSSQDGEESTDMTERHSLMAGGRHHSCTELGSEDMEEEEEEEEEDEEETPDGENTPKRRGPKKKKMTKARQERFRARRMKANARERSRMHGLNDALDSLRRVMPCYSKTQKLSKIETLRLAHNYIWALSEVLESGQSPDSHGFMEMLCKGLSQPTSNLVAGCLQLGPTPLLINKLEDKCGGPGSVNAGSQVGHPLSYPSPGLPSPPYGSLEATHLLHIKGFKGQTFDNPSPNECSSGTPPYDGPLTPPLSISGNFALKQEPSPNETERNYTAHHVHYLSSHHYPTSTGGGLPGGHQSHPLFQSSRYELPLDVAFDSFTSSHLLTSQMSSM; this comes from the coding sequence ATGATGACCAAACCCTTCGGAAAGAGCACAGATGTGAGCGAGTTCGTGACCTCCCTGGCCTGGCTGGATGAGGACGGCAGCTCCCAGGATGGCGAGGAAAGCACCGACATGACGGAGCGCCACAGCCTGATGGCGGGTGGACGCCACCACTCCTGCACAGAGCTGGGCAGCGAGGAcatggaagaggaggaggaggaggaggaggaagacgaaGAGGAGACTCCTGATGGAGAAAACACTCCCAAAAGGAGAGGCcctaagaagaagaagatgaccaAAGCTCGGCAGGAGAGGTTCCGTGCCCGCCGCATGAAGGCCAACGCCAGGGAGCGTTCTCGTATGCACGGACTGAACGATGCCCTGGACAGTTTGCGCAGAGTGATGCCCTGTTATTCCAAAACACAGAAGCTATCAAAGATCGAAACATTACGGCTGGCCCACAACTACATCTGGGCGCTCTCTGAGGTGCTGGAGAGCGGACAGTCTCCAGATAGCCACGGCTTCATGGAGATGCTGTGCAAAGGCCTCTCCCAGCCCACTAGCAACCTCGTCGCCGGCTGCCTGCAGCTGGGACCAACGCCGCTGCTCATCAACAAGCTGGAAGACAAGTGCGGAGGCCCGGGGTCGGTTAACGCGGGGAGTCAGGTCGGCCATCCCCTCAGCTACCCGTCCCCGGGGCTTCCCAGCCCCCCTTATGGCTCCCTGGAGGCGACGCACCTCCTCCACATTAAGGGATTCAAGGGGCAGACGTTTGACAACCCCTCCCCTAACGAGTGCAGCAGCGGCACCCCGCCGTACGACGGGCCCCTCACACCCCCGCTCAGCATCAGTGGCAACTTTGCCCTGAAGCAGGAGCCCTCGCCAAATGAGACGGAGAGGAACTACACAGCTCACCACGTCCATTACCTCTCGTCCCACCACTACCCCACTTCCACGGGCGGTGGCCTACCTGGGGGGCACCAGAGCCACCCTCTCTTTCAGTCCTCTCGTTATGAGCTGCCCCTGGATGTGGCCTTTGACTCCTTCACTTCCTCTCATCTGCTGACCTCTCAGATGAGCAGCATGTGA